A section of the Methanocaldococcus sp. FS406-22 genome encodes:
- a CDS encoding ATP-binding protein, with protein sequence MFVNREKELKALNEKLDSNNFEFIVIYGRRRIGKTKLALKSVENREHIYYLAVEGDNLKHFKRYALKVVPTIEYAKEDWEAYFNFLKDKIIIIDEFPNLIKENPNILSLFQRIIDVHLKDTKTKLIILGSSISMMGEKVLSYKSPLYGRKTGVLKIKPLKFKHLKEFFPKATWEELVEIYGFADGIPYYLEKIKLPFWSYLDEEIKRVDSFLRYEVDLLMRYEFEEPTTYKKILEAIAFGNHTLGEIKNYLGLKHSDLTPYLKNLIETEFIEREIPITESPKTKKGRYYIKDNFIAFYFRYIFPNLSAIEEGIFEIDVIKADYNQYLGFVFENVAKEFLIELNKIGKLPFKFLSIGRWWHKGEEIDLIALNKNDKKALFVEVKWRDLKDKDVKKIFKDLDRKSKLVGLDDYEKYYVIIGKRVENKDFKGCLLFDLNDFDKYL encoded by the coding sequence ATGTTTGTCAATAGGGAAAAGGAGCTAAAGGCATTAAATGAAAAATTGGATAGCAATAACTTTGAATTCATAGTTATTTATGGTAGAAGAAGGATAGGAAAAACAAAATTAGCATTAAAAAGTGTAGAAAATAGGGAACATATCTATTACTTAGCAGTTGAGGGAGATAATTTAAAGCATTTCAAAAGATATGCTTTAAAGGTAGTTCCAACAATTGAATATGCTAAAGAAGATTGGGAGGCATATTTTAACTTTTTAAAGGACAAAATCATTATTATAGACGAGTTTCCAAATTTAATTAAAGAAAATCCAAATATTTTATCTCTGTTTCAAAGAATTATTGATGTTCATTTGAAAGACACAAAGACAAAGCTAATCATCCTTGGTTCATCAATATCAATGATGGGAGAGAAGGTTTTAAGCTACAAATCCCCTCTCTATGGAAGAAAAACTGGAGTTTTGAAGATTAAACCTTTAAAATTTAAGCATTTAAAAGAGTTCTTCCCAAAAGCTACTTGGGAGGAGTTAGTTGAGATTTATGGTTTTGCTGATGGAATCCCATACTATCTTGAAAAGATAAAGCTTCCATTTTGGAGTTATTTAGATGAGGAGATTAAGAGAGTTGATAGCTTTTTGAGATATGAGGTTGATCTTTTGATGAGATATGAGTTTGAAGAGCCTACAACTTACAAAAAGATACTTGAAGCAATTGCCTTTGGAAATCATACACTTGGAGAGATAAAGAATTATTTAGGGCTTAAACATTCAGATTTAACTCCATATTTAAAGAATCTAATTGAGACGGAGTTCATAGAGAGGGAAATCCCTATTACCGAAAGCCCAAAGACAAAGAAAGGGAGGTATTACATTAAAGATAATTTTATTGCATTTTATTTTAGATATATCTTCCCGAATTTGTCTGCAATTGAAGAGGGAATCTTTGAAATTGATGTGATAAAAGCTGATTATAATCAATATTTGGGATTTGTCTTTGAAAATGTTGCTAAAGAATTTTTAATTGAATTGAATAAAATTGGTAAATTGCCATTTAAGTTTTTAAGCATTGGAAGATGGTGGCATAAAGGAGAGGAGATTGATTTAATTGCCTTAAATAAAAATGATAAAAAAGCCTTATTTGTTGAGGTAAAATGGAGAGATTTGAAAGATAAAGATGTTAAAAAGATATTTAAAGATTTAGATAGAAAATCAAAACTCGTTGGATTAGATGATTATGAAAAATACTATGTTATTATTGGGAAGAGAGTTGAGAATAAAGATTTTAAAGGTTGTTTGTTGTTTGATTTGAATGATTTTGATAAGTATCTTTGA
- the bioD gene encoding dethiobiotin synthase: MIFITGTDTGVGKTYVSSILAENLKKMGVNVGYLKPVETGGREDTLTLKNILKTNDDLDLMNPINLKLPLSPNIAFDVENSPLTLDEIKEKIKNAYNILKEKYDFLIVEGAGGVCVPIKENFLMSDLIKFLGLDAVVVSRPNLGTINHTLLTVEHLRNKGINVRGVIINCITDLSEVLYYEKTFETIEKVGNIEIIGIVKNRNDFEIDFEKILG, translated from the coding sequence ATGATATTTATAACTGGAACAGATACTGGTGTAGGGAAAACCTATGTTTCATCAATTTTAGCTGAAAATCTGAAAAAAATGGGCGTTAATGTTGGATATTTAAAGCCAGTTGAGACAGGGGGGAGAGAAGACACTCTAACTTTAAAAAATATCCTAAAAACTAACGATGACTTAGATTTAATGAATCCCATTAATTTAAAACTCCCATTATCTCCAAATATTGCGTTTGACGTTGAAAACTCTCCCTTAACTTTGGACGAGATAAAAGAGAAAATAAAAAATGCTTATAATATTTTAAAGGAAAAATATGATTTTTTGATTGTTGAAGGAGCTGGAGGGGTTTGTGTTCCAATAAAAGAGAACTTTTTAATGAGTGATTTGATTAAGTTTTTAGGATTAGATGCAGTTGTAGTTTCAAGACCTAATTTAGGAACTATAAACCACACACTACTAACTGTTGAACATTTAAGGAATAAGGGGATTAATGTTAGGGGGGTTATTATTAACTGCATAACTGATTTAAGTGAAGTTTTGTATTATGAAAAAACCTTTGAGACAATTGAAAAAGTTGGAAACATTGAGATAATTGGAATTGTTAAAAATAGGAATGATTTTGAAATTGATTTTGAAAAAATATTGGGGTGA
- the bioA gene encoding adenosylmethionine--8-amino-7-oxononanoate transaminase — translation MENIDRNLLEKWDKEYVWHPYTQMKEYRESKNLIIERGEGNYLIDIYGNRYLDAVSSIWCNLFGHSRKEIIEAIKNQADKICHSTLLGCGNVPSILLAKKLVDITPKHLTKVFYSEDGAEAVEIAIKIAYQYYVLRGDKGRTKFISVKEGYHGDTIGTMSVGGSELFHGVFKPLLFKGYHANPPYCYRCKYHNFKDTDERNEKGCDMRCLDEMINLIEKHTDEVFCVILEGGVMGSAGMIPFPDGYIEGVAKACKENDVIFILDEVATGFGRTGKMFFCDNEELKKLEKPDILCLGKGLTGGYLPLAATLTTDEIYNQFLGEFGESKQLYHGHTYTGNQLLCSAALATLEIFEKENVIENIQPKIKLLHEELRKLKELEHVGDVRGRGFMIGIELVKDKETKEPYPYGYKAGYRVAEKLLEKGIYMRPIGNVVILVPPLSITEEEIIYLCDSLYDAIKEADL, via the coding sequence ATGGAAAACATTGATAGAAATTTGCTTGAAAAATGGGATAAGGAGTATGTTTGGCATCCATACACACAGATGAAAGAGTATAGAGAATCAAAAAACTTGATTATAGAGAGAGGAGAAGGAAACTATTTAATTGACATTTATGGGAATAGATATTTAGATGCTGTTTCATCTATATGGTGTAATCTATTTGGACATAGTAGAAAGGAAATTATTGAAGCAATAAAAAATCAGGCTGATAAAATCTGCCACTCAACACTTTTAGGTTGTGGGAACGTCCCTTCTATATTATTGGCAAAAAAATTGGTAGATATAACTCCAAAGCATTTAACAAAGGTATTTTATTCAGAGGATGGAGCAGAGGCAGTTGAGATAGCTATTAAAATTGCTTATCAATATTATGTTTTGAGAGGAGATAAAGGGAGAACTAAGTTTATCTCAGTTAAAGAGGGCTACCATGGAGATACTATTGGAACAATGAGTGTTGGAGGTAGTGAGCTATTTCATGGAGTGTTTAAGCCCTTGTTGTTTAAGGGCTATCATGCAAATCCTCCATACTGCTATAGATGCAAATACCACAACTTTAAAGATACTGATGAGAGAAATGAGAAAGGCTGTGATATGAGATGCTTAGATGAGATGATTAATTTGATTGAAAAACATACTGATGAAGTATTTTGCGTTATCCTTGAAGGAGGAGTTATGGGCTCTGCTGGGATGATTCCATTTCCAGATGGGTATATTGAGGGAGTGGCAAAGGCATGTAAGGAGAATGATGTAATCTTTATCCTTGATGAGGTAGCAACTGGATTTGGTAGAACTGGGAAGATGTTCTTCTGCGATAATGAGGAGCTAAAAAAATTGGAAAAGCCAGACATCCTCTGCCTTGGGAAGGGATTGACTGGGGGGTATTTGCCATTAGCGGCAACTCTAACAACTGATGAGATATATAACCAATTCTTAGGAGAGTTTGGAGAAAGTAAGCAGTTATATCATGGGCATACATACACTGGAAACCAACTTCTATGCTCTGCTGCATTAGCAACATTGGAAATTTTTGAGAAAGAAAATGTGATAGAAAATATCCAGCCAAAAATAAAGCTTTTACATGAAGAATTAAGGAAGTTAAAGGAACTTGAGCATGTTGGAGATGTTAGAGGAAGGGGCTTTATGATTGGTATAGAGCTTGTAAAAGATAAAGAAACTAAAGAACCATATCCTTACGGTTATAAAGCTGGCTATAGGGTTGCTGAAAAATTACTTGAAAAAGGTATCTATATGAGACCAATTGGTAATGTTGTTATCTTAGTCCCACCATTGTCAATAACGGAGGAGGAGATTATTTATCTTTGTGATTCCTTATATGATGCTATAAAAGAGGCAGATTTATAA